The Commensalibacter nepenthis genome has a window encoding:
- a CDS encoding cobyric acid synthase, which translates to MARALMFQGTGSSVGKSVLVAGIARTLRHRGFKVLPFKPQNMSNNAAVTKEGGEIGRAQALQALACGVEPSVHMNPVLLKPQSQVGSQIIVQGKIWGQAKAREYQEIKPQLMPYVLESFEILSKQADIVLIEGAGSASEINLREHDIANMGFAQAVKAPVFLIGDIDRGGVIASLIGTHAVLSQEDLSLIKGFIVNKMRGDPSLFTEAMNWISQQTQWSNIGLLPCFPRLSQLPAEDAADLKSVIYQHSQGMLVISILLLPTIANFDDFDPLKYEKNVQLNFIKVGDVIPQNSDVIIIPGSKTTITDLQVLYETGWDIDIKAHVRQGGYVMGICGGYQMLGTEITDPHGIEGDISQIKGLDLVNISTILETSKKLNNVVGQLCIENIECSGYEMHLGATIHHHAYSPLIKLEQERADGVISNDGRVLGTYLHGIFHHNEARRALLNYFGVRAQSFDFSLQIEANLDQWAQHIEQNLDIETLLHYI; encoded by the coding sequence ATGGCACGTGCCTTGATGTTCCAAGGAACGGGTTCTAGTGTTGGGAAATCGGTATTGGTTGCTGGAATTGCCAGAACATTAAGGCACAGAGGATTCAAAGTATTACCATTTAAACCTCAAAATATGTCTAATAATGCAGCTGTTACCAAAGAGGGTGGAGAGATAGGACGTGCGCAAGCATTACAGGCATTGGCTTGTGGTGTAGAACCGAGTGTTCATATGAACCCTGTTCTTTTAAAGCCTCAAAGTCAGGTTGGCTCTCAGATTATTGTACAAGGGAAAATATGGGGGCAAGCAAAAGCTAGGGAATATCAAGAGATTAAACCGCAACTAATGCCTTATGTGTTGGAAAGTTTTGAGATTTTATCCAAGCAAGCAGATATTGTCTTAATCGAAGGGGCAGGGTCTGCATCAGAGATTAATTTGCGGGAGCATGACATTGCCAATATGGGCTTTGCTCAAGCAGTTAAGGCGCCTGTATTTTTGATTGGGGATATTGATCGGGGAGGCGTTATTGCTAGCCTCATTGGGACTCATGCTGTTTTATCACAAGAGGATTTATCACTTATTAAAGGTTTTATTGTTAATAAAATGCGAGGCGATCCTTCTTTATTTACAGAAGCAATGAACTGGATTAGCCAACAAACGCAATGGAGCAATATCGGATTACTTCCTTGTTTCCCACGACTAAGCCAATTGCCAGCCGAGGATGCTGCGGATTTAAAATCAGTCATTTATCAACATTCACAGGGGATGCTCGTTATTTCCATTTTGCTTTTACCTACGATTGCGAATTTTGATGATTTTGATCCGTTGAAGTATGAAAAAAATGTGCAATTGAATTTTATAAAAGTAGGAGATGTTATTCCCCAAAATTCAGATGTTATTATTATTCCCGGCTCTAAAACAACGATTACAGATTTACAAGTCTTGTATGAAACAGGATGGGATATTGATATCAAAGCCCATGTAAGGCAAGGCGGGTATGTGATGGGGATTTGCGGTGGCTACCAAATGCTAGGCACAGAGATTACAGATCCACATGGTATAGAGGGGGATATATCACAGATCAAAGGACTAGATTTGGTGAATATATCAACTATCCTAGAAACCTCTAAAAAACTGAACAACGTTGTCGGGCAGCTTTGTATCGAAAATATAGAATGTTCGGGATATGAAATGCATTTAGGAGCAACAATCCATCATCATGCATATAGTCCTTTGATCAAATTAGAGCAAGAAAGAGCTGATGGCGTTATTTCAAACGATGGTCGGGTTTTAGGAACTTACTTACACGGAATTTTTCATCATAATGAAGCACGTCGGGCTTTGTTGAATTATTTTGGTGTCAGGGCTCAAAGTTTTGATTTTTCTTTACAGATTGAAGCCAATTTAGATCAGTGGGCGCAGCATATCGAACAGAATTTAGATATAGAAACTTTATTGCACTATATTTGA
- the cobO gene encoding cob(I)yrinic acid a,c-diamide adenosyltransferase, with translation MTDYDAELHKKKMQKRKELQTELVSSKTETKGLVMVHTGSGKGKSTAAFGLVFRNLGYGRKCAVVQFIKAPEWQTGERKMADHFPDLLEWHTLGEGFTWDTQDKQKDIASCAKAWDVALKLLQDESIALVVLDELNIALRYDYIAMETVLDGLRNRPAMQHVVITGRNAKKELIDAADLVTEMNLIKHHFEAGVKAQKGVEF, from the coding sequence ATGACAGATTATGATGCTGAGTTGCATAAAAAGAAAATGCAGAAAAGAAAAGAGCTGCAAACAGAGCTTGTATCTTCTAAAACAGAAACCAAAGGGTTGGTGATGGTGCATACAGGCTCGGGTAAAGGAAAATCTACAGCTGCTTTTGGATTGGTTTTCAGGAACTTAGGGTATGGTCGTAAATGTGCGGTTGTCCAATTTATTAAAGCACCAGAATGGCAAACAGGCGAACGAAAAATGGCGGACCATTTTCCTGATTTACTAGAGTGGCATACATTAGGTGAAGGCTTTACTTGGGATACTCAAGATAAACAAAAAGATATTGCCTCTTGTGCCAAAGCTTGGGATGTAGCTTTGAAGCTTTTACAAGATGAAAGTATTGCGTTGGTGGTGTTGGATGAACTGAATATTGCATTGCGGTATGATTATATTGCGATGGAAACTGTGCTTGATGGATTACGTAACAGACCAGCAATGCAGCACGTGGTGATTACTGGGCGTAATGCTAAGAAAGAATTGATTGACGCTGCGGACTTAGTAACAGAAATGAATTTAATAAAGCATCATTTCGAAGCTGGGGTAAAAGCACAAAAAGGGGTTGAATTCTAA
- the cobU gene encoding bifunctional adenosylcobinamide kinase/adenosylcobinamide-phosphate guanylyltransferase, producing MIHFILGGAKSGKSHYAEMQMTQYVQPWIYLATGRAWDDEMKQKIQHHQERRGLGWVTVEEPIQIANYLKQSKNTPILIDCLTLWLTNLMMDNRDIEQETKQFIDALQSYGGDILIVSNEVGQGIVPADSMSRAFRNYAGILHQQIAQIADQFIFMVAGYPIIMKS from the coding sequence ATGATTCATTTTATTCTTGGCGGTGCTAAATCGGGGAAAAGCCACTATGCAGAAATGCAAATGACACAATATGTTCAACCCTGGATATATTTAGCAACGGGCAGAGCTTGGGATGATGAAATGAAACAAAAGATACAACATCATCAAGAGCGTAGAGGGCTGGGGTGGGTCACTGTTGAAGAGCCCATTCAAATAGCAAATTATTTAAAACAGTCGAAAAACACACCTATTTTAATTGATTGTTTAACGTTGTGGTTAACTAATTTGATGATGGATAATAGAGACATTGAACAAGAAACCAAACAATTTATCGATGCGCTGCAATCTTACGGTGGGGATATTTTGATTGTCAGTAATGAAGTTGGACAAGGAATTGTGCCTGCTGATTCAATGTCGAGGGCGTTTCGTAATTATGCTGGTATATTACATCAACAAATTGCTCAAATAGCCGATCAGTTTATATTTATGGTGGCTGGTTACCCAATTATAATGAAATCTTAA
- a CDS encoding 2-hydroxyacid dehydrogenase: MKPHILQLVPMNNSIQEQINQQFTNHIHIDELPSADILNKAEAIITNGVIGAPTKMLDKLPNLKLITVHGVGYDNVNIELIKQRNIKLSIATNAPTQDVADMAIGLLLDVARQLTLRDQFIRAGRWESERCAYQGTSVSNKKIGIMGMGPIGRAIAQRIAAFDNEVSYTARHQHTDVQWNFVPSLLDLAKQSDIFIIAASGGDNSRKAVNKEIIEAIGERGFLINIGRGVTVDEEALIQALQNKKIAGAGLDVFANEPHVPQALKDLPNVIMAPHSAGATYETSKKIAEKILNSLELFFAGKPLPDEVKL; encoded by the coding sequence ATGAAACCTCATATTTTACAACTTGTTCCCATGAACAACTCTATCCAAGAACAAATCAATCAACAATTTACTAATCATATTCATATCGATGAATTACCCTCTGCTGATATTTTAAACAAAGCCGAAGCTATAATTACCAATGGTGTCATTGGTGCGCCGACTAAAATGTTGGATAAATTACCTAACTTAAAGCTCATTACGGTACATGGGGTTGGGTATGATAATGTCAACATAGAACTGATTAAACAAAGAAATATTAAACTAAGTATTGCAACCAATGCTCCAACACAAGACGTTGCAGACATGGCAATTGGTTTATTACTGGATGTAGCGCGTCAATTAACGTTGCGAGATCAGTTTATCCGTGCAGGGCGATGGGAAAGCGAACGTTGTGCTTATCAAGGGACTTCTGTTTCCAACAAAAAGATCGGCATTATGGGAATGGGGCCGATTGGCAGAGCTATTGCACAACGAATTGCTGCATTCGATAACGAAGTTTCCTATACGGCACGTCATCAGCACACAGATGTACAATGGAATTTTGTGCCATCTTTACTAGACTTAGCTAAACAATCAGATATCTTTATTATCGCAGCCAGCGGTGGGGATAACTCTCGTAAAGCAGTCAATAAAGAAATTATCGAAGCCATTGGGGAGCGAGGATTTTTAATCAATATTGGTCGTGGTGTCACTGTTGATGAAGAGGCACTGATCCAAGCTTTACAAAACAAAAAAATAGCGGGTGCTGGACTGGATGTGTTTGCCAATGAACCCCATGTCCCACAAGCATTAAAAGACTTGCCCAATGTTATCATGGCGCCACATTCCGCAGGGGCAACTTATGAAACATCCAAGAAAATTGCAGAAAAAATATTAAATTCATTGGAATTATTCTTTGCTGGGAAACCATTACCTGATGAAGTAAAATTATAA
- a CDS encoding HoxN/HupN/NixA family nickel/cobalt transporter, with product MFTAIKQLFDESSPNLKARIITIYVILAIINIGAWVWAFIAFYDKPTLLGVSLVIYGLGLRHAVDADHIAAIDNVTRKLMQMNQRPVTVGFFFAMGHSTVVFIAATLVAIAANTLNSFGKFQSVSGIIGTLVSSTFLLAIAIMNIFIFISIYKTYKRVKAGGKYAEEDLDILLNNRGFLSRLFRPMFKLVTKGWHMFPLGFLFGLGFDTATEVSMFGVSAAQASQGVPMTSILVFPVLFAAGMSLVDTSDGIMMLKAYDWAFVKPMRKLFYNMSITLVSIIVAIFIGGIEALALLADQLQLTGFFWDVISDLGNNFNDLGYAIIGLFILAWLISYVIYKKQNIE from the coding sequence ATGTTTACCGCTATTAAACAACTTTTTGATGAGAGCTCACCTAATTTAAAAGCACGCATCATTACCATTTATGTCATCTTGGCCATTATTAATATTGGGGCTTGGGTGTGGGCATTTATTGCCTTTTATGATAAACCCACATTACTTGGGGTATCCTTAGTGATTTATGGCCTTGGATTACGCCATGCTGTGGATGCAGACCATATTGCTGCCATTGATAACGTTACCCGTAAACTTATGCAAATGAACCAACGTCCTGTAACTGTTGGTTTTTTCTTTGCTATGGGACATTCAACTGTTGTCTTTATCGCTGCCACTTTAGTCGCAATTGCTGCAAACACATTAAATAGCTTTGGAAAATTTCAAAGTGTTTCTGGTATTATTGGAACATTAGTCTCTTCAACTTTTTTACTGGCTATTGCTATTATGAATATATTCATATTCATATCGATCTACAAAACATATAAAAGAGTTAAAGCTGGTGGTAAATATGCAGAAGAAGACTTAGATATTTTATTAAATAACCGAGGCTTTTTATCACGCTTGTTCCGCCCGATGTTTAAATTAGTCACCAAAGGGTGGCACATGTTTCCTCTAGGATTCTTATTTGGACTAGGCTTTGACACCGCAACCGAAGTCTCTATGTTTGGGGTCTCTGCTGCTCAAGCTAGCCAAGGGGTGCCCATGACTTCTATTCTAGTTTTCCCTGTTCTCTTTGCGGCAGGAATGTCTTTGGTAGATACATCAGACGGCATCATGATGCTCAAAGCTTACGATTGGGCTTTTGTAAAACCTATGCGTAAATTATTTTATAATATGTCCATTACCCTTGTCTCAATCATTGTCGCCATTTTTATCGGCGGCATCGAAGCTCTGGCATTACTCGCAGATCAGCTCCAATTAACAGGTTTTTTTTGGGACGTTATCAGCGATTTAGGAAATAATTTTAATGATTTAGGTTATGCTATTATTGGATTATTTATCTTAGCTTGGTTGATTTCTTATGTCATTTACAAAAAACAAAATATAGAATAA
- the cobJ gene encoding precorrin-3B C(17)-methyltransferase, with amino-acid sequence MNGHIYIIGLGPGDQNLQTIEVAHLLPTLTDLVGYGPYVQRVQVPDTIRKHSSDNREELDRANHALILAQQGHRVGVVSSGDAGVFAMASAVFEAIDHGDPSFKEIEVSVLPGISAMFAAASRLGAPLGHDFCAISLSENLKPWEVILKRLRLAAQADFVIALYNAVSKARPWQLDTAFELLREELPLDIPVAFCQAISRENEHIEITNLKDAKASMGNMQTLVLIGSRYSQLLTTQQKIWFYTPRSLKL; translated from the coding sequence ATGAACGGACATATCTATATCATTGGTCTGGGTCCTGGGGATCAAAATTTACAAACGATTGAGGTCGCGCATCTTTTACCAACTTTGACGGATTTGGTTGGATATGGTCCTTATGTTCAACGGGTTCAGGTTCCTGATACTATTCGCAAACATAGTTCTGATAATCGTGAAGAATTAGATCGTGCAAATCATGCGTTAATTTTAGCACAGCAAGGGCATCGTGTTGGGGTGGTTTCTTCTGGAGATGCTGGGGTGTTTGCGATGGCGAGTGCGGTTTTCGAAGCGATTGACCACGGTGATCCCTCATTTAAAGAAATTGAAGTATCGGTTTTACCTGGTATTTCTGCAATGTTTGCGGCGGCTTCTCGGCTAGGTGCGCCATTAGGACATGATTTTTGTGCGATTTCTTTGTCAGAGAATTTAAAACCTTGGGAAGTCATTTTGAAACGCCTTAGATTAGCTGCACAGGCGGATTTTGTGATTGCGCTTTATAATGCTGTTTCCAAAGCTCGTCCTTGGCAGCTTGATACGGCTTTTGAGTTGTTAAGAGAGGAGTTGCCTTTGGATATTCCCGTTGCGTTTTGTCAGGCAATTTCCAGAGAAAATGAGCATATTGAGATTACCAATTTGAAAGATGCCAAAGCTTCTATGGGGAATATGCAAACGCTTGTATTGATTGGCAGTCGGTATAGTCAATTACTGACCACACAACAAAAAATATGGTTTTATACGCCAAGGTCTTTAAAATTATAA
- a CDS encoding precorrin-2 C(20)-methyltransferase, whose product MSGHLYILGMGPGDPELVTRKAERVLRQILIYAHFAKKGEMGHARKIANDMLSASHQELRFEYPITTEIPHQSDEYKQTISLFYDQSAATIEQYLQNGQDVALLCEGDPLLYGSAMYILERLQSNYETQIVPGITAMSGCWSNVQLPIVKYEQTLTILPATLPLEALIEKLRSCNAVVIMKMGRNLSKVKQALQETGLLDKAIYVERGTQMEEKKMPLTQYTESKAPYFSLILIAGS is encoded by the coding sequence ATGAGTGGGCATTTATATATTCTTGGGATGGGACCTGGGGATCCTGAGCTTGTAACGCGCAAGGCAGAACGTGTTTTACGACAAATATTGATTTATGCTCATTTTGCCAAAAAAGGGGAAATGGGGCATGCAAGGAAAATTGCAAATGATATGCTTAGTGCAAGTCATCAAGAGTTACGTTTTGAATATCCCATAACAACCGAAATCCCTCATCAAAGTGATGAATATAAACAAACCATTTCTTTGTTTTACGATCAATCTGCGGCAACGATAGAACAATATTTGCAAAATGGACAAGATGTGGCGTTGTTATGTGAAGGTGATCCTTTATTATATGGTTCAGCTATGTATATTTTAGAGCGATTACAATCCAATTACGAAACACAGATTGTTCCTGGGATTACAGCGATGAGTGGATGCTGGAGTAATGTACAATTGCCGATTGTGAAATATGAACAGACCCTGACGATTTTACCTGCAACCTTACCGTTGGAAGCATTAATTGAGAAACTTCGTTCTTGTAATGCAGTTGTGATTATGAAGATGGGACGTAATTTATCCAAGGTAAAGCAAGCATTGCAAGAAACAGGCTTGTTGGACAAAGCGATTTATGTTGAGCGAGGCACTCAAATGGAAGAAAAAAAGATGCCATTGACGCAATATACAGAATCTAAAGCGCCGTATTTTTCTTTAATTCTTATCGCAGGGTCATAA
- a CDS encoding precorrin-8X methylmutase, with protein sequence MSLYDYIHDGQAIYKQSFATIRREADLSQFTEDQARIAVRIIHACGRIEITEQLVFHPDVITATEAALQQGKPIFCDAEMVAHGITKRRLPQNNKIICMLNHPDTSILAQNLQNTRSAAAIHLWGDALEGAVVVIGNAPTALFHLINLLEDKKLPYPAAIIGVPVGFVGAMESKDALVEWGKIPYLIVKGRQGGSAMAVAAINALAQKQEL encoded by the coding sequence ATGTCTTTATATGATTATATCCATGATGGACAAGCGATTTATAAGCAATCTTTTGCGACTATTCGTCGTGAGGCTGATTTATCTCAATTTACCGAAGATCAAGCACGGATTGCTGTGCGGATTATACATGCGTGTGGTCGTATTGAAATTACCGAACAACTTGTTTTTCACCCTGATGTCATTACGGCAACTGAGGCTGCATTACAGCAAGGAAAACCGATTTTTTGTGATGCAGAGATGGTAGCACATGGTATTACGAAACGAAGATTGCCTCAAAATAATAAAATTATTTGCATGCTTAACCATCCTGATACATCAATACTTGCACAAAATTTACAAAATACGCGCTCTGCGGCAGCTATTCATTTATGGGGAGACGCGTTAGAAGGAGCGGTGGTGGTCATTGGAAATGCACCAACCGCGTTGTTTCATTTAATTAATTTATTAGAAGATAAAAAACTTCCATATCCTGCTGCCATTATTGGTGTTCCTGTTGGGTTTGTTGGAGCAATGGAATCAAAAGATGCTTTGGTTGAGTGGGGAAAAATCCCTTACTTGATTGTCAAGGGACGTCAAGGTGGCAGCGCGATGGCGGTTGCTGCGATTAATGCTTTGGCACAAAAGCAGGAATTATAA
- the cobG gene encoding precorrin-3B synthase yields MNAIRRGWCPSLFKPMETGDGFLCRIKPFFSSITSDQARFIAELSQQYGNGYSNLSQKGNLQLRGFIRETIDVVVPQVIQAQLGSDDAMMEEKRNIMISPLWDIDPLHHSEVYKIAYELQTALQDHQDIHPLTAKFSFLIDGGEYYGLQDLYADVNIRFYPPYWIIQLGRDKQVIVCNRQDLVKIAVDIIRFCMDHQLKRLLNLENARRYLQHVVYPTVEYINPPSPKRLPIGYIELPMAPIVHIGVPFGLLKASQILHLADISDRFGNGTIRFTPWRSIILPHCSQEGLSILSEFIVTEDDPRLYMSVCPGKPLCSQGQQETMEDASLLLPVWKNQTKMLHVSGCAKGCASPQINAVALCGTAKGYHLILNGKADYETPYQNLKLTEIINLLQTGFLSSH; encoded by the coding sequence ATGAATGCTATTCGTCGAGGATGGTGTCCTTCTTTATTTAAACCTATGGAGACTGGGGATGGGTTTTTATGTCGTATTAAGCCTTTCTTTTCTTCGATTACAAGCGATCAGGCACGTTTTATTGCAGAGTTATCTCAGCAATATGGGAATGGATATAGTAATCTTTCTCAAAAAGGGAATTTACAATTACGTGGTTTTATACGTGAAACGATAGACGTCGTTGTTCCTCAAGTCATTCAAGCACAGTTAGGGTCAGATGATGCGATGATGGAAGAAAAGCGTAATATTATGATTTCCCCTTTATGGGATATTGATCCATTACATCATTCAGAAGTGTATAAGATTGCTTATGAGTTACAAACAGCACTGCAAGATCATCAAGACATTCATCCTTTAACAGCAAAATTTAGCTTTTTAATTGATGGGGGAGAGTATTATGGATTGCAAGATTTATATGCAGATGTGAATATTCGATTTTATCCTCCTTATTGGATCATTCAACTGGGACGTGATAAGCAGGTTATTGTATGTAATCGACAAGATTTAGTAAAAATTGCAGTAGACATTATACGATTTTGTATGGACCATCAGTTAAAACGATTATTAAATCTTGAGAATGCAAGGCGATATTTACAACATGTTGTGTATCCAACCGTTGAATATATTAATCCTCCTTCTCCAAAGCGTTTACCGATTGGATATATTGAATTGCCTATGGCACCTATTGTTCATATTGGTGTTCCTTTTGGATTGTTGAAAGCAAGCCAGATATTGCATCTTGCAGATATTTCTGATCGATTTGGGAATGGAACCATTCGATTTACACCGTGGCGTAGTATTATTTTACCTCATTGTTCTCAAGAGGGGTTGTCTATTCTGTCTGAATTCATCGTTACTGAAGACGATCCAAGATTATATATGAGTGTATGTCCTGGAAAGCCTCTTTGCTCTCAAGGTCAACAGGAAACCATGGAAGATGCTTCTTTACTTTTACCAGTTTGGAAAAATCAAACAAAAATGCTTCATGTATCTGGATGTGCTAAAGGGTGTGCTTCGCCCCAGATTAATGCTGTAGCGTTATGTGGCACTGCCAAAGGGTATCATTTGATTTTAAATGGTAAAGCCGATTATGAGACCCCGTATCAAAATCTGAAATTGACAGAAATCATCAATTTGCTACAAACAGGGTTTCTTTCTTCTCATTAA